A portion of the Hoylesella buccalis ATCC 35310 genome contains these proteins:
- a CDS encoding putative Ig domain-containing protein, with protein sequence MRKEILAILLLFMTSMTYAQVLTFDKAKFQMGDNPEWKNADFDDSSWNTLKTTMKWGEQGPTKTNTYGWYRFKFILPQSMLDNSDLKQAINIYLGKIDDADEAFFNGVRIGGTGSLPDSPQGYKEAFDVEREYSISAKHKAVKWGQENVIAVRVYNGGGDGGMYFRAPKLNVPNKVDGLKITFGETRVKGKDVCKIQFKNIFNFAQKGTLQINMVNPETRKVLSQQQRKLSLKPNGQSAIAVFYNPHNYVRIQCVYTDAKSKKSITRHYAPKYILTPIAPATPRINSAAVMGVRPGSPVIFRIPASGDRPMKFSVKNLPAGLSVNAENGVISGSLKERGEYKLTLVAENSKGKDEKDFSIHVGHQIALTPPMGWNSWNCWGTSVSQEKVMASAKALIDRGLADYGYNYINVDDAWEAEKRNADGTIAVNEKFPNMKGLGDWLHNNGLRFGIYSSPGDLTCGHYLGSLDHEEQDAKTYNEWGVDYLKYDWCGYSRKFDADGDLSVAAYVRPYLKMQEYLRAQPRDIFYSLCQYGMADVWKWGHAVDANSWRTTGDITDTWQSLYYIGFVRQAELYPYAGPGHWNDPDMLVVGKVGWGPKLHDTRLTPDEQYTHISLWTLLAANMLMGGDLSQMDDFTFGLLCNNEVNAINQDALGKQAKRDVLDGDIQIWQRPLADGCHAIGIFNVGSEDARVDLSKYFGQLGIRQLQSVRDLWQQKDLSTTDTNYFVPTHGVKYIKVKY encoded by the coding sequence ATGAGAAAAGAAATCTTAGCCATACTGCTGCTTTTCATGACCAGTATGACCTATGCGCAAGTACTTACTTTTGACAAAGCGAAGTTCCAGATGGGCGACAATCCCGAATGGAAGAATGCCGATTTCGACGACAGCAGCTGGAACACCCTCAAAACTACCATGAAGTGGGGAGAGCAAGGACCCACCAAGACGAACACCTACGGATGGTATCGCTTCAAATTTATCTTGCCCCAATCGATGCTGGACAACTCTGATTTGAAACAAGCCATCAACATCTACCTGGGCAAAATCGATGATGCCGATGAGGCATTCTTCAATGGCGTGCGCATTGGTGGTACGGGAAGCCTACCCGATTCGCCACAAGGTTATAAGGAAGCGTTCGACGTTGAGCGCGAATATAGCATCTCCGCTAAGCACAAAGCCGTGAAATGGGGACAAGAAAACGTCATTGCCGTGCGCGTATATAATGGCGGAGGAGACGGTGGCATGTACTTCCGTGCCCCAAAGCTGAACGTTCCCAACAAGGTGGATGGCCTCAAAATTACCTTCGGCGAGACCCGGGTGAAAGGCAAAGACGTGTGTAAGATTCAATTCAAGAACATCTTCAATTTTGCACAGAAAGGAACCCTTCAAATCAATATGGTGAACCCCGAGACCAGAAAGGTTCTGAGTCAGCAACAACGCAAGCTCTCCCTGAAACCCAATGGGCAGTCAGCCATCGCCGTTTTTTATAACCCCCACAATTATGTCCGCATCCAGTGTGTTTACACAGATGCCAAAAGCAAGAAGAGCATCACACGCCACTATGCGCCCAAATACATTCTCACGCCCATTGCTCCAGCCACGCCCCGCATCAACAGTGCAGCAGTGATGGGTGTGCGCCCGGGTTCTCCAGTAATCTTCCGCATCCCTGCTTCTGGCGACAGACCCATGAAGTTCAGTGTGAAGAACCTACCGGCAGGCCTCTCTGTCAACGCCGAAAACGGGGTCATCAGCGGCAGTTTGAAAGAGAGGGGCGAATACAAACTCACCTTGGTTGCCGAAAACAGCAAGGGAAAAGATGAGAAAGACTTCAGCATCCACGTTGGACATCAGATTGCCTTGACGCCGCCTATGGGTTGGAACAGCTGGAACTGCTGGGGCACCAGCGTGTCACAAGAGAAAGTAATGGCATCTGCCAAGGCGCTCATCGACCGCGGATTGGCCGACTATGGCTATAATTACATCAACGTGGACGATGCCTGGGAGGCCGAGAAGCGCAATGCCGACGGAACCATTGCCGTGAACGAAAAGTTCCCGAACATGAAAGGACTGGGCGACTGGCTGCACAACAACGGACTGCGCTTTGGCATCTACTCCTCGCCAGGCGACCTTACATGCGGGCATTACCTTGGCTCGCTCGACCATGAGGAGCAGGATGCGAAGACCTACAACGAGTGGGGTGTTGACTATCTCAAGTACGATTGGTGTGGCTACAGCCGCAAGTTTGATGCCGATGGCGACCTTTCCGTTGCCGCATACGTGCGCCCTTACCTGAAAATGCAGGAATACTTGCGTGCACAGCCACGCGACATTTTCTACAGTTTATGTCAATACGGCATGGCCGACGTGTGGAAATGGGGCCATGCGGTTGATGCCAATTCGTGGAGAACCACCGGCGATATCACCGACACATGGCAGTCGTTGTACTACATTGGATTTGTACGTCAGGCCGAACTCTATCCCTACGCCGGACCAGGCCATTGGAACGATCCCGACATGCTTGTAGTAGGTAAGGTGGGATGGGGGCCAAAACTCCACGACACACGCCTGACACCCGACGAGCAGTACACGCACATCTCGCTCTGGACTCTGCTGGCTGCCAACATGCTTATGGGCGGAGACCTCAGTCAAATGGACGACTTCACCTTCGGCTTGTTGTGTAACAACGAGGTAAACGCCATCAACCAAGACGCACTGGGCAAGCAAGCCAAGCGCGACGTGCTGGACGGTGACATCCAAATATGGCAACGTCCACTGGCCGACGGCTGTCATGCCATCGGTATCTTTAATGTAGGAAGCGAGGATGCGCGCGTGGATCTTTCCAAATATTTCGGCCAACTGGGCATTCGGCAGTTGCAATCCGTGCGTGACTTGTGGCAGCAGAAAGACTTGTCGACCACCGACACTAATTACTTTGTGCCCACTCACGGCGTGAAATATATCAAGGTGAAATACTGA
- a CDS encoding DUF4252 domain-containing protein, whose amino-acid sequence MLHKSDLTAWLRTLSLAICLVLGCVSLSAQDRLFKQFENTKGVSTVYISPAMFKLMPKLDVGDKDLAKLASRLSRLQILQCERPSLIPSIKKQAQAYYDNNRYEVIMRVKDDDERTTIYQKVVGKGNNEFVLLNEEKDELSLIHLIGNIKLEDIKDLYDR is encoded by the coding sequence ATGTTACACAAGAGTGATTTGACCGCATGGCTGAGAACATTGTCCCTGGCCATTTGCCTCGTATTGGGGTGTGTGTCGCTGTCGGCACAGGACCGTCTGTTCAAGCAGTTTGAGAACACCAAGGGTGTGTCCACGGTGTACATCTCGCCCGCGATGTTCAAGCTGATGCCCAAACTCGACGTGGGCGACAAGGATTTGGCCAAGCTGGCCTCCCGACTGTCGCGCTTGCAAATCTTGCAATGCGAGCGCCCATCGCTGATTCCTTCTATCAAGAAGCAAGCGCAGGCGTACTATGACAACAACCGCTATGAAGTGATTATGCGGGTGAAAGACGACGATGAGCGTACCACCATCTACCAGAAAGTGGTGGGAAAGGGCAACAATGAGTTTGTTCTTCTCAATGAGGAGAAAGACGAGTTGTCACTCATCCACCTCATTGGGAACATTAAATTGGAGGATATAAAAGACCTCTACGACCGATAG
- a CDS encoding RNA polymerase sigma factor: protein MDASQFKQCFLPCHEQMYRMAWRLTGNAQAAEDLVQEALLKLWIKRDGLQITDSAEAFCVTTVKNLYYDQVRKRRPQTTDHTPEELQIPHDDDAGRAIEQAEDRQMAWQLISGLPEQQRQIVMMRDIGELAYREIERQTGLTAVNIRVLLSRARKQMREQLKQMKDNGYR from the coding sequence ATGGATGCCTCACAATTTAAACAGTGTTTCTTGCCATGTCATGAGCAAATGTACCGCATGGCATGGCGGCTCACAGGCAATGCGCAGGCGGCCGAAGACCTGGTGCAGGAGGCTCTCCTAAAGCTGTGGATCAAGCGCGATGGACTGCAAATTACCGACTCGGCTGAGGCTTTCTGCGTCACCACGGTGAAGAACTTGTACTATGACCAGGTGCGGAAGCGGCGTCCACAAACCACGGATCATACCCCGGAGGAGTTGCAGATACCCCACGATGACGATGCCGGCAGGGCGATTGAGCAGGCAGAAGACCGGCAGATGGCGTGGCAACTCATCAGCGGTCTGCCCGAGCAACAACGGCAAATCGTGATGATGAGGGACATCGGCGAGCTGGCGTATCGGGAGATTGAGCGGCAAACGGGCCTCACGGCGGTAAACATCAGGGTACTGTTAAGCCGCGCCCGCAAGCAGATGAGAGAACAACTAAAACAGATGAAAGACAATGGATACAGATAA